AAATATCGACGGTTTTTCCAGGGGGCGATCGCCTTTCTGACAGCAGTCTTGGTAATTGCCTGTAATGCCCCCAATCCCTCTGACAGTCAGGGTAATCTCACAGAAGAAATTCCCCTCGGTCTAGCGGTGGCCCAAACCAGTAATGTTGCTCTTTTTGGCCAAGAACAGATTCTCGGCGGCCAAATTGCCGAAGCCTATTTCAACGACAATGGCGGAGTCAACGGTAAGCCTATCAAGATCATCACCCAAGATGTTGCGGCCGACGAACAGGGGGCAATTAACGCCTTCAATACCCTCATCAACCAAAACCAAGTGGTGGGCATTGTGGGGCCAACTTTGTCCCAGCAAGCCTTTGCCGCTAATCCTATTGCTGAACGGGCCCAGGTGCCTGTACTCGGCCCGTCTAATACTGCCGAAGGGATCCCCCAAATCGGAGAATTTACGGGCCGCGTCTCTGCCCCGGTTTCTGTCGTTGCCCCTAATGCCCTAGCCTATGCCCTGACTTTGAATCCTGATCTGCAGCGGGTGGCAGTGCTCTATGCCCAAAACGATGCCTACAGCAATTCAGAAACTGAAATTTTCCAAGCGGCGGCCCGAGACCTCAACCTTGAAATTGTCACGGTGCAAAGATTTCAAACCACGGATACTGATTTCCAAGCCCAGGCTACCGCAGCGATCAATGCTCAACCTGATTTGGTGATTATTTCTGGCTTAGCCGCCGATGCTGGTAATTTGGTCAAACAGTTACGGGAATTGGGTTATGGCGGCTTAATTGTCGGCGGTAATGGCCTGAACACCTCGAATATTTTCCCGGTTTGCCAAGCCCAATGTGATGGGGTCTTGGTGGCCCAAGCCTACAGTGCCGACCTGGATAATGACATTAACCGCGCTTTCCGGGAAGCCTATTTTGAAAAAAATCAAAAGGACCCCCCCCAATTTAGCGCCCAGGCATTTACCGCCATTCAAGTCTTTGTGGAAGCCCTCCGGAGTTTGGATGCCAAAACGCCTTTAAGCACTCTTTCCCTCGCAGATCTGCGCCGACAACTGCGGGATGAGATTTTCGCGGGAACCTACACCACACCCCTGGGAGATATTTCTTTTACCGCCGAAGGCGACATCATCCAGCAGCAGTTTTTCGTGGCCCAAATCGAAATGGATGAATCGGGTCAGCAGGGACGCTTTGCGTTTATTCCTACCAATTAGTCATTCTCCTTCAATTTCTCCTTGGGAAAAAAAGGAGGGGAGACCCTCCTCTAACTCCCCCAGGGGGAAACCTTTTTCTGTCATCCTCCACAGGAGGGGCTAGGGGAGAGCTGTCCCCAAGGGAGCATTAGCCCCGGAGCTGGTCGAGAACACTACGGTCTTCGAGGGTAGAGGTATCACCGACAATTTCCTGGCCAGCGGCGAGGTTCCGCAATAGACGACGCATGATTTTTCCAGATCGGGTTTTGGGCATGACATCGGCAAAGCGAATTTCTCCCGGTCGGGCGATCGCCCCAATTTCTTTGACCACATGGGCCTTTAATTCTGCCACTAGATCATCGCTGGGGCTGTAGGTTCCCTCTAGGGTGACGAAGGCAAATACATCTTCCCCTTTAATCGGATCAGGCTTGCCGACCACCGCCGCTTCCGCAACGGCAGGGTGAGAGACAAGGGCCGATTCCACTTCCATGGTGCCGAGGCGGTGACCGGACACATTCAGCACATCATCGACGCGCCCCATAATCCAGAAATAGCCATCTTCATCCTGCCGTGCCCCATCCCCCGCAAAGTAGAGATACTGGCCATCCTTCGGGGCGATGTGCTCCCAATAGGTGGAGCGGAAGCGCTCAGGATTGCCATAGACAGTGCGCATCATACCAGGCCAGGGCTGTTTCACCACGAGATAACCGCCCTCATTGGCGCCCACAGCATTGCCGTCGAGATCCACTACCTCCGCGACAATACCGGGGAAGGGTAGCGTTGCGGAGCCTGGTTTCGTCGGTGTTGCCCCAGGGAGCGGCGTAATCATCACCCCGCCCGTTTCGGTCTGCCACCAAGTATCAACGATGGGACAGTTCTCTTTCCCAATGACCCGGTGATACCACATCCAAGCTTCGGGGTTAATCGGTTCGCCGACGGTTCCTAAAAGGCGTAGGGAGCTCATGTCATATTTGTTGGGGATTTCTTCGCCCATTTTGATGAAGGCTCGGATTGCCGTAGGGGCAGTGTAGAAAATGGTGACGCCATATTTTTCGATCACTTCCCAATAGCAACCGGGGTTGGAAGCCCGGGGCGCCCCTTCATACATCAGCACCGTGGCGCCGTTGGAGAGAGGGCCATAGGTAGTGTAACTGTGACCGGTGATCCAGCCCACATCGGCGCCACACCAGTAAACATCGTCGTCTTTGAGATCAAAAATCCACTTGGTGGTCATGTGGGTGTAGAGATTGTAACCACCCGTGGTGTGGACAACGCCCTTGGGTTTGCCGGTGGTGCCGCTGGTGTAGAGGATAAAGAGCATATCTTCGGCGTCCATCGGCTCGGCGGGGCAGTCAGCGGAGACTTCTTTTTGTAAATCGTGCCACCAATGGTCGCGGCCAGCT
The nucleotide sequence above comes from [Synechococcus] sp. NIES-970. Encoded proteins:
- a CDS encoding branched-chain amino acid ABC transporter periplasmic amino acid-binding protein: MLKGKELRSILRCLSAQKRHQKIFMFKYRRFFQGAIAFLTAVLVIACNAPNPSDSQGNLTEEIPLGLAVAQTSNVALFGQEQILGGQIAEAYFNDNGGVNGKPIKIITQDVAADEQGAINAFNTLINQNQVVGIVGPTLSQQAFAANPIAERAQVPVLGPSNTAEGIPQIGEFTGRVSAPVSVVAPNALAYALTLNPDLQRVAVLYAQNDAYSNSETEIFQAAARDLNLEIVTVQRFQTTDTDFQAQATAAINAQPDLVIISGLAADAGNLVKQLRELGYGGLIVGGNGLNTSNIFPVCQAQCDGVLVAQAYSADLDNDINRAFREAYFEKNQKDPPQFSAQAFTAIQVFVEALRSLDAKTPLSTLSLADLRRQLRDEIFAGTYTTPLGDISFTAEGDIIQQQFFVAQIEMDESGQQGRFAFIPTN
- the acsA gene encoding acetate--CoA ligase, with amino-acid sequence MSEQNIESILQEQRLFSPSAAFSAQAQISNLEQYQALYDRAKNDPEGFWGELAEQELEWFEKWDKVLDWQPPFAKWFVNGKLNISHNCLDRHLKTWRKNKAALIWEGEPGDSRTLTYGQLHREVCQFANAMKKLGVKKGDRVGIYMPMIPEAVVALLACARIGAPHTVIFGGFSAEALRSRLEDAEAKLVITADGGFRKDKAVALKEHVDEAIADHHAPSVENVLVVQRTKEPVQMEAGRDHWWHDLQKEVSADCPAEPMDAEDMLFILYTSGTTGKPKGVVHTTGGYNLYTHMTTKWIFDLKDDDVYWCGADVGWITGHSYTTYGPLSNGATVLMYEGAPRASNPGCYWEVIEKYGVTIFYTAPTAIRAFIKMGEEIPNKYDMSSLRLLGTVGEPINPEAWMWYHRVIGKENCPIVDTWWQTETGGVMITPLPGATPTKPGSATLPFPGIVAEVVDLDGNAVGANEGGYLVVKQPWPGMMRTVYGNPERFRSTYWEHIAPKDGQYLYFAGDGARQDEDGYFWIMGRVDDVLNVSGHRLGTMEVESALVSHPAVAEAAVVGKPDPIKGEDVFAFVTLEGTYSPSDDLVAELKAHVVKEIGAIARPGEIRFADVMPKTRSGKIMRRLLRNLAAGQEIVGDTSTLEDRSVLDQLRG